ATTCCTTATGTTTTTGTAACTCAGTAGAAGATTTTGTAGGACACACGGTGAAGTTGCGCTTATGTTGTACCTACAGATAGAACAATCCATTCACCAATCCTTATCAAAATCTAGGGTCTATGCATTTAAGACCATTTGTAAGCAGGTACGCTGTGATAAAAACTCaacaaagtaggtaagtattttttgtttgtacatttttttaagCTTATGAAGTTATGAATTATCGCGAGGTCTAcggctcacagagccactagttctGATTTTATAAAAGTTTTCAATCTGATTTAATGTAAAGCGGGGCTTAAACATTCATTCGTTTTAATTCTTACAGGGAGAAGAAAGGctcaactttattttatttgcgcTGTAGTATTAATCATATCAcctaaaattattttacaattaagtACAAACCTAGACGTAAAGGAACAGTTAGTGGACAGTCGCTTACTTGTGTTGTGTGAATAATTTAACATTAATGCATGCTCCTATTAGCATTCGTTGCTGGTAAAAATAACTAGtatgtataattaaaataaaccagGGTTATCTCAAGGCTAATAGAAGTATTAGGTAAACACTTTAAGAAAATATTTACGACTTAGGTAGAAAAACTGTGCCTTCTTAAATACGATAAAAAAGCAATGTTGTGTCTAATAAAAACACCACAAGCAAAAGAGCATATATCATCGCGACCACTACATTATCAAGTTGGGAAGTCTTGAAGAAAACTTATACCCACCACGTTCTAAATAGTTTTCGTGAAATGGATTAACCTTTGGTATCAAGAGGAAGGGGCAACTTGTCACCCTCTCCAACGACAATATTTCAGCAGTTTggaaaaaaatattacgattACGTTTTCGCCATTTACGTTaagaaactttaaaaaatattgaagaaaAGTGGCTTAAGCTATTTATTACCTTTCCCCATGAAGTAGTATCGAAAAATGTATCTTGGGGTTGTTCGTTTTCTGGAATAGTGAAGTAACCGTCAAACAGCACCGGTACTTCGAACCCTTGTCCGTCTTCAGCGGTAGCCGTCGCTAATCCGTCCAGGTTTTCAAGGGGAAATCCAGTTACAGACCAATTACCGTTGAGCACCTCTATGCCCAAAGTGACATCACTGAGGATACCCTGTTAATTAAACATACGTTTTGGAATGGaactttcaaatatttttaatcatgtaaggtaaacgtattAGTGCTCGACACGCTAATGCCCAATAAATGACACCTTGccgtcacctctattgacaatgacttaattttcaagatgacatgtattgGGACTGCGTCGAgtaccagccggcctagccaaggttacaatcggttcgacaacgaaaagcattatgtctctctatcactcttccatattagagcgacagtgacagttgcgtttcgatcgctacggagcgtaagcgatcggcatcttggctacgcggccagtacGTTTACCATACTATTTCTTAAAAACAATAGAagaaaggagatcgtcgattttgggcccggagtaaaccatcacgtatatggtacagactattacagtaattatatacgcattttattactgaaaaagatattatattgggtaaaaatgaaacgggaattagaaatacataattaaaagacattatattatttatttccgtaaatcaatgtattatatattaacaaaagccttgacgtcgtcaacatctttattagcattgacataacgctcaactTCACACAAACCGTGAGGTTTTTTCACTAAGGAGTTATAAAATCTCATTACATTAAACTATAAGGTGGGTAGCCATAAGTCATAGTTGACATAAGTGCGTTTCGATACTATTCAAAATATCAGTAgtgtcattcattatttatttaatatatacctactttaaaattctaaatcgactgtaaaaatgcctaaaataggtagttaagaaatatagtaatttgactttttatgtagttacatagtttggagatttaaacgagttcagaatacgacgatatcatgctacttttatttaacgAAACGCAACCATTTTTATCCGCCcgtcaaatattttcaagtaacGCCAACCTTAAATAAACCTTACTTCATTGAAAGAAGATTTAAAATGGATCTGTTCACTCTCCGTAGAAGTAACAATGAACTTCTGAACAAgatcaaaatataactttttattgaacgcgGATACGTTTTCAGTGTCATTTACATGCCAGactttttatattttcttttaaaaagccaaaacacttttacagaatagtgtgagtagtatacgcttttgtatataaaagtttttcttgtcACGTTCAAGTTCTTATTGCAGTATTTCTCAAAATTCCCGTTATATTTCGTAATTCTGTTTTTATCATCGTAATCTCGCAATTATAACGATTAATTTCCTATATATATTACATGTATACGTTCAATTTGCGAGGGGGCCCAAACGTCTaagaaaatcgacgatctcctttaaaGGATCGTTGTAGAAGACATGAGTGCTAGTATTCAAAATCCTCCTCGTTAGATTTTACGAACCTTAAAGTCGTGTATTCCGCTACCAAAATTGATGCGTCCTTGGTTTTCGACAAGTAATGATAGAACTGAGTCAGATTTAGTTTCTACCGGCAAGGAATATAGTTTTTTAGTCCAGCTTAATATTCCTATTAGTctctgtaaaataaaatttacaaaatgtaattaagTCAAATCGGTAGctcttacacaaaaaaaaatattttaaagtaattatatttattaatttattttagaaatatttGTACTTAGATAATAAATTACTTACACCGTCAACAAAAACATGAATGCGATCCCGAGGTTTTCTAATTTCCAACAGAGAGCCTGTGCCCATTTCCCCCGGCGAGATCTCATAGAGCATCAGTCCGGAGCGCTGGCGCAGCTTCTCAAACGTAGGCAGTTTTGAGCCGACTATACTTGGATACTTTTTTCCCAAGCTTGCCCGGCCTGCTGTAGATAACAGACCAAGTCGCTTTGTTAGGGTTATTTTTCCATACGCAGATTTATTGGATGGTGAAGGGGGAGCAATATCTGCCACTTCTGGGTTATGCTGAAATCAATGAATAAACATTATGATAGGTATAAACCATACTATGTaattgcaatattttataaatggTGTGTATTTTTCATAAATACATTTCATACCCTTGCTAAAGCGTCGCGAATAGCGAAATATTTTGGAGTAGGGTCTCCGGCTTCGTTTAAAGGGGCATCATAGTCATATGACGTAATATCAGGCGTATATGTGCCGTCATAGTTAGCACCTGCAATAAAAACGAAGATTTTATTATTCTCATTTCCGGatttgatatttaattaaaatatataccaACGTATAGTTATTAGCTAGTAAAtgacaaaaatttaatttaatagaaACCTGCTGTGAATTCGAAGTTGGTGCCGCCGAAGAAAACGTAAATATTGAAGTTGATGGAACTGTTTAGCATGGACTCTAGAGTGGCGACGACCCCGGGCGTGGGGACTCGCTGGAACGATTCGCCCCAGTGCGTCAGCCAGCCTGGGTAGTACTCGGAGTTCATCAGAGGACCATGCGGCATGTAGCTCCTTAATGATTTAAAATAATCTTGAACGCTATTCTCTGTTAACAAAAAAAGAAGTCAGCCAAGAAGAAGCCGGTCGGCTTAATGAGGTTTGCACCGGGAGTATTCTGTCTGTGCCTGTTCTATAATTTCAAACGTTACATATCATGGTGGATTACCGATGTCTTGACGGATTACCAGGGGAAATTTGGAATATTCTTCACTCGTATTCAGTACATATGGATGGATACTTACTGGAACTTACGCCGAAATCAATTGTGGTGAGAACTTCTGGGATGGCACCATTTTTGAATAAGGATATGTAACTGCCATCGGTGGTG
The Cydia splendana chromosome 8, ilCydSple1.2, whole genome shotgun sequence genome window above contains:
- the LOC134792844 gene encoding beta-galactosidase-like, which produces MMRLRDNCRRSAALWLCCVLYGVAQAESPVSMSFEPSVVHVRSPGRNRIRSVDTSSVKTNPSITIVGDHFAINGEPFQIKSGSLHYFRVPAVYWKDRLHKLKAAGLNAVSTYVEWSFHEPEERQYSFEGDRDVAAFIRLAAEEGLHVLLRPGPYICAERDLGGFPYWLLGKYPQIRLRSTDADFIAETKIWLEKLFEQLTPLLFGNGGPIILVQVENEYGSYGSDMEYKTQARDIMLHHVGDKALLYTTDGSYISLFKNGAIPEVLTTIDFGVSSKNSVQDYFKSLRSYMPHGPLMNSEYYPGWLTHWGESFQRVPTPGVVATLESMLNSSINFNIYVFFGGTNFEFTAGANYDGTYTPDITSYDYDAPLNEAGDPTPKYFAIRDALARHNPEVADIAPPSPSNKSAYGKITLTKRLGLLSTAGRASLGKKYPSIVGSKLPTFEKLRQRSGLMLYEISPGEMGTGSLLEIRKPRDRIHVFVDGRLIGILSWTKKLYSLPVETKSDSVLSLLVENQGRINFGSGIHDFKGILSDVTLGIEVLNGNWSVTGFPLENLDGLATATAEDGQGFEVPVLFDGYFTIPENEQPQDTFFDTTSWGKGFIWVNGHNLGRYWPGTGPQVTLYVPGCWLLAAPQRNHVQVLELDRAPVDTSIQSILHPILDRTAQ